ATTTTTTTCACCTTTTTTGACGTCGAACCGGTTCGTCGAGAAATAGCTGTTGCTTGAGGCAGTTCTTATGATCCGGGCCGATCCTGTCGTCGCTGCGGTTTTGAGCTGGGCGGGGGGCTCGTTTCTGCCTGCGACTTTGGCGGCGAGGCCGAACTGGCTGTTCAGGTTGTAGAGCGTGAAGAAAATCACCAGCAGGCCGGCGGTTTTCATGAATACTCTCGAGGTGGATGGTTTGTTCGAGAGCTCGGAGCCCGACATGACGATCACGAGCAGAGGCAGCATGGTGCCCATCACGAAAAAGGTCATGATGGTCATGCCCTGCCAGGGATTTCCCGACAGAATCGCGGCGCCTTCAGCGGCCATGGTGAAGCCGCAGGGGAGCAGAATGGTCATGAAGCCGGTTGGCAGGGAGCGGATCAGGCCAAAGAGGAAAAACGCTCCGGAGGAGCTTTTGCTGTCGATTGTCAGCGAAGACAGCAAACCGGAGGCGGAAAGGCCGAAAAAAAGCACCACGACCGCTACCGCATAACCAGTTACGCGGATCAGTTCGGGCAGCATGTTTTTTGCCGATGGTGTCCGTCCGCCATGGACGCTTTTGCGTCGTCGAAGCCGGAGAGCGTCTTTACTTTCTCTTTTCGATGATCGCCTCGCAGGAGGCACAGTGCATGCCCGACACACCATAGATTTTCCGCTTCATGTTCGTATTTCCCGATCGTTTCCTGGTCAACGTTTTTACAGTAACTAATGTATGACCGGAAAGGTTTATTAACATTCGTGAAAATCGATGATCAATCCTGATTTTTAGTTTTGAACTCCGAGGTGGAGTGAAACTCAATCTCCGGAAAATCCTCTTTGGCGATTTTGAGCATCCATTCGGTTTCGGCGAAAAAGACCGGGTGATCCTCCTTGTCGAAGGCGATGACGTTTGCGCGGCGGCGCATGAACTCGTCGAGCTGCTTCTGGTTGTCGCTGGTGATCCAGAAGGCTTTGTGGAAGCGCAGGGGCGTGAAAGAGCACTGCGCGCCGTACTCGTGTTCGAGGCGGAACTGGATGACATCGAACTGAAGTTCGCCCACTGTACCGACGATCTTACGGGTGCCGTACTGCACGAAGAGCTGCGCCACGCCCTCATCGGTGAGCTGGCGGATGCCCTTTTCGAGCTGCTTGGTCTTGAGCGGGTCGCGGTTTTCGAGCACCTTGAAGATCTCCGGCGAGAAGCTCGGAATGCCGCGAAAGTGCAGCGTTTCGCCTTCGGTGAGCGTGTCGCCGATTTTCAGCGAACCGTTGTCATACAGGCCGATCACGTCGCCGGGCCAGGCTTCGTCGATCACGTTCTTCTCCTGCGCCATGAACTGCGTCGGGTTGGAGAAGCGCACCTTTTTACCGAGGCGCGTGTGCTGGTAGAACTTGTTGCGCTCGAAGCGTCCGGAGCAGATTTTGAAGAAGGCCGTGCGGTCGCAGTGGTTCGGGTCGAGGTTGGCGTGAATCTTGAAGACGAAGCCGGAGAGCGCCGCCTCAGAAGCGTACACTATGCGCTCCGACGCCTCGCGCTCATGCGGGCACGGGGCGATGTCGATGAAGGTGTCGAGCAGTTCCCGGACGCCAAAATTGTTGACCGCGCTACCGAAAAAGACCGGCGCCTGCAATCCTTCACGGTACATCTCAAGCTCGTACGGCTCATACACACCCTCGATCAGTTCGACGTCCTCGCGCAGCTTCGCGGCATTGGCCGTGCCGACCCAGTCGGCGAGTTTCGGGTCGTCGATGCCCTCGATGTCGGTCAGCTTCTGGCCGATCTGCGAGGTGTTGGCTTCGAACAGGTTCAGCGATTTGTCGAACAGGTTATAGACGCCCTTGAAGGTCTGGCCCTGGCTGATCGGCCAGGTCATCGGGCAGGTCTGGATATCGAGCTTCTCTTCCAGCTCGTCGAGCAGCTCAAAGGGGTTGCGCCCTTCGCGGTCGAGCTTGTTAATGAAGATGATCACCGGCGTGTGGCGCATCCGGCAAACCTCCATCAGCCGCTCGGTCTGCTCCTCGACGCCCTTCATGCTATCGACCACGAGGATGACGCTGTCCACGGCGGTCAGCGTGCGATAGGTGTCTTCGGCGAAGTCCTTGTGGCCGGGCGTGTCGAGAATGTTGATGCGCTTGCCCTTGTACTCGAAACCCATCACCGAGGTCGCCACCGAAATGCCGCGCTGCTTCTCGATCTCCATGAAGTCGCTGGTCGCTGACTTGCGAATCTTGTTGCTCTTCACCGCGCCCGCCGTATGGATTGCACCGCCGAACAGCAGTAGTTTTTCGGTGAGCGTGGTTTTACCCGCATCCGGATGGCTGATAATAGCGAACGTCCGCCGCCGCGCGATCTCCTTTGCTAACTCCATGCTTCTGGTCTCTCTGTCTGATGTGTCAAGTCCGGTTCTGTTCGATGAGTGCGGAAAATATCAAAAAACCGGAAATATCGGGCATGGGG
The nucleotide sequence above comes from Chlorobaculum tepidum TLS. Encoded proteins:
- a CDS encoding peptide chain release factor 3, translated to MELAKEIARRRTFAIISHPDAGKTTLTEKLLLFGGAIHTAGAVKSNKIRKSATSDFMEIEKQRGISVATSVMGFEYKGKRINILDTPGHKDFAEDTYRTLTAVDSVILVVDSMKGVEEQTERLMEVCRMRHTPVIIFINKLDREGRNPFELLDELEEKLDIQTCPMTWPISQGQTFKGVYNLFDKSLNLFEANTSQIGQKLTDIEGIDDPKLADWVGTANAAKLREDVELIEGVYEPYELEMYREGLQAPVFFGSAVNNFGVRELLDTFIDIAPCPHEREASERIVYASEAALSGFVFKIHANLDPNHCDRTAFFKICSGRFERNKFYQHTRLGKKVRFSNPTQFMAQEKNVIDEAWPGDVIGLYDNGSLKIGDTLTEGETLHFRGIPSFSPEIFKVLENRDPLKTKQLEKGIRQLTDEGVAQLFVQYGTRKIVGTVGELQFDVIQFRLEHEYGAQCSFTPLRFHKAFWITSDNQKQLDEFMRRRANVIAFDKEDHPVFFAETEWMLKIAKEDFPEIEFHSTSEFKTKNQD
- a CDS encoding sulfite exporter TauE/SafE family protein — its product is MLPELIRVTGYAVAVVVLFFGLSASGLLSSLTIDSKSSSGAFFLFGLIRSLPTGFMTILLPCGFTMAAEGAAILSGNPWQGMTIMTFFVMGTMLPLLVIVMSGSELSNKPSTSRVFMKTAGLLVIFFTLYNLNSQFGLAAKVAGRNEPPAQLKTAATTGSARIIRTASSNSYFSTNRFDVKKGEKNRTRSPAPWVCPGGGSSTSSNYSGVPAMQKIGLSAYAARMARTMVRDQ